In Drosophila simulans strain w501 chromosome X, Prin_Dsim_3.1, whole genome shotgun sequence, one DNA window encodes the following:
- the LOC6725884 gene encoding cytosolic carboxypeptidase Nna1 isoform X9, with amino-acid sequence MQKGVKDKENRNSAMAPEFCEVQQQPSKQNDGFLGSFLSKGLKTNQLVVNTDEKTLRPVARLKEPRDLFALPKDKDNDCSQQAPRWPVECQVIEERIIHIPYVPAVPEPLNAPTGNELKPRPVGEENGIVVFSYSPISAVNYEKPKAKKEDDESSDESDYSSDSRQDSTPPSRSTPMRLAGGGECAPGKLNSVSKMINNVDNRSTSASLDDNDDYYDDEYDTSGGYCGGSGEAKEKAIIKDLIEAKKKRYQEEAEVTPVGGGTARNSRAASRSEPSKDASDIDDIWKNNTSEYKPASPRYVLSQFGKNVTKAVIDRIVDHEDLVPPSGSQKVSNQFAVGPVKLPKTNMARLEVAFERSACQDRSKSRLKKEASGSRKRRASTSDEDSSSSSLGDEEEDEVNDSDSEAENKRSGVGLRRILGSYSARLAGGAEKYPCPGSGSVSDTETLVGDESRSRLAGSKGLHQQDLICSRNRQAHSRSPLRAVPHTHAATVAAAAAALARGRNRDKNGCLGGKDERNMGMGVGTTGTGSMGTRTPSPVGNNVFRLTKDQHIMLSSMTSQETTGTLISSTSTNQTTTTNSSQSFLCSDLPQAQFSRSAVGGARFMTNCHPMNPEEYDGLEFESRFESGNLAKAVQITPTYYELYLRPDLYTSRSKQWFYFRVRRTRRKMLYRFSIVNLVKSDSLYNDGMQPVMYSTLGAKEKSEGWRRCGDNICYYRNDDESASNSANEDDEDNSTYTLTFTIEFEHDDDTVFFAHSYPYTYSDLQDYLMEIQRHPVKSKFCKLRLLCRTLAGNNVYYLTVTAPSSNEENMRRKKSIVVSARVHPSETPASWMMKGLMDFITGDTTVAKRLRHKFIFKLVPMLNPDGVIVGNTRNSLTGKDLNRQYRTVIRETYPSIWYTKAMIRRLIEECGVAMYCDMHAHSRKHNIFIYGCENKRNPEKKLTEQVFPLMLHKNSADRFSFESCKFKIQRSKEGTGRIVVWMLGITNSYTIEASFGGSSLGSRKGTHFNTQDYEHMGRAFCETLLDYCDENPNKVKRHAKLFKQIKKIRKREKREQKALKLQKMADQILNLLKQQDRLRSKIIERLMREGSSADEPLNIPLSDYSSDEGNCSSSSDNEGKHSITTSDLEGPCCAPTRAPPSSPEVIHEIRKFRMRRMRKVMHELDRIYFTPLFQRKFKTLTTLKRRRQKMGVKAAPSGKRLRGGGGPATPTPALAVQAASPFVETNNIQKLHTPRQLARNLPSNSDQPAGGQSSDSSDSMDSSQSESLQEPDASSGSTAASKEVTKKVKASGAGTKKTAKKKKFMPTEKKKPVVNQKLHVDRNFRLWLANRRIYIYRRKKVSIVQSTQARRTKVKNKPTKKRGEVVRTTLDLPTTDPGSDLHFSTDDEEHSPTSGHNGYGAVPPLRHTLLQSDLQRRYIEEIGDTVVQKPKAAHMPPELIVTTPSKSGTPGGGKKLDVYKLTPRTAPELDTGIGMMQRQAGGTGTSARRTYSWHNLDQQEIPNGSGGGQGKANFYIGDSKPGIKTMTKPLPRRSVPSNFIPQRHGNAQTADDLQLKLSLKKKVWTGAHGDADGRPLAWYKGHSITTSQMANTTTTIRSAGGGAAGAGGAGAGAGGGGSGQNRNMFTSNGREQTAASGGIAMGVPPAFVGAPRRHRKLEQVDLFNACSQKLMLWQQQEEQRRSHPQQAQRLLKVEDPPPHSRDRERERDREQQPFKPMHMVRKSTGTTSQAKVIQALVAAESGGKVKRKSSSMMKIAETTQLVTRFARNRNSAGGSTAQQQPQQQQSQHMHHQHKRMLFKGQGGVGAMGARMHSAGVMGQMQGNGGGRAPNKFKTGGLVITAVQQPTNMTGGSSRRMRNAAGLQAKGSNGALGSSSGQMQYQRSNASVQANKSATEISLDTVSLVRKVKTKLKKRKSRTLSTGAPK; translated from the exons ATGCAGAAGGGCGTCAAGGACAAGGAGAACCGGAATTCGGCGATGGCTCCGGAGTTCTGTGAGGTCCAACAGCAGCCATCCAAGCAAAACGATG GCTTCCTTGGCAGTTTCCTATCGAAGGGCCTGAAGACCAATCAGCTGGTTGTGAATACGGATGAGAAGACCCTGCGACCAGTTGCACGTCTGAAGGAACCGCGCGATCTCTTCGCCCTGCCGAAGGACAAGGACAATGACTGCTCACAGCAGGCCCCCAGATGGCCGGTGGAATGCCAG GTCATCGAGGAGCGCATCATACACATTCCGTACGTGCCCGCTGTGCCGGAGCCGCTCAATGCTCCGACGGGAAACGAGCTGAAACCGCGTCCCGTGGGCGAGGAGAACGGCATTGTGGTGTTCAGCTACAGTCCAATTAGTGCCGTGAACTAT GAAAAGCCCAAGGCGAAGAAGGAGGACGATGAGTCCAGCGACGAATCGGACTATTCCTCGGACTCCCGCCAGGATTCGACGCCTCCGAGCCGTTCCACGCCCATGCGTCTGGCCGGCGGCGGTGAATGTGCACCTGGCAAACTGAACAGCGTGTCCAAGATGATCAACAATGTGGACAATCGGTCCACCAGTGCGTCCCTAGACGACAACGATGACTACTACGATGATGAGTACGATACGTCCGGCGGTTATTGTGGAGGAAGCGGTGAGGCCAAGGAGAAGGCCATCATTAAGGATCTCATCGAGGCGAAGAAGAAGCGCTACCAGGAGGAGGCCGAGGTCACGCCCGTAGGTGGTGGCACAGCCCGAAATTCGAGAGCTGCCAGCCGTTCGGAACCCAGCAAGGATGCCAGCGATATCGACGATATCTGGAAGAACAACACCAGCGAATATAAGCCTGCCTCGCCGCGCTACGTGCTCAGCCAGTTTGGAAAGAATGTGACCAAGGCGGTGATCGACCGGATCGTGGATCACGAAGATCTCGTCCCGCCATCGGGATCCCAAAAGGTATCGAACCAGTTCGCCGTAGGCCCCGTCAAGTTGCCCAAGACAAACATGGCCCGCTTAGAGGTGGCCTTCGAGCGAAGTGCCTGCCAAGATCGATCCAAATCGCGTTTAAAGAAGGAAGCGAGTGGCAGTCGTAAGCGTAGGGCAAGCACCTCTGACGAGGACTCCAGTAGCTCTAGTTTGGGTGACGAAGAAGAGGATGAGGTGAATGATTCCGATTCGGAAGCAGAGAATAAGAGAAGTGGCGTGGGCTTGCGCAGAATCTTGGGAAGCTATTCGGCCCGGCTCGCTGGTGGCGCCGAAAAGTATCCTTGTCCCGGTTCCGGATCCGTTTCGGATACCGAAACTTTGGTGGGAGACGAGAGCAGGAGCAGGCTGGCTGGCT CTAAAGGCCTGCATCAGCAAGACCTTATTTGCTCTAGGAATCGGCAGGCGCATTCGCGATCCCCCCTACGAGCGGTACCCCACACCCATGCGGCCacagtggcggcggcggcagcggcgctCGCCAGGGGACGCAACCGCGACAAGAACGGTTGTCTGGGTGGCAAGGACGAAAGGAACATGGGCATGGGAGTGGGAACAACTGGCACAGGCTCGATGGGCACTCGCACCCCCTCACCCGTCGGCAACAACGTCTTCCGGCTGACCAAGGATCAGCATATAATGCTGAGTTCAATGACCAGCCAGGAGACGACCGGCACTTTAATCTCGTCGACAAGTACTAACCAGACGACGACCACCAACTCGTCGCAATCGTTTCTTTGCTCCGATTTACCCCAAGCGCAGTTTAGCCGTTCGGCCGTCGGTGGTGCCCGCTTCATGACCAATTGCCATCCCATGAATCCGGAGGAGTACGACGGACTGGAGTTTGAATCGCGCTTCGAGAGCGGCAACCTGGCCAAGGCGGTCCAAATCACGCCCACCTACTACGAGCTCTACCTGCGACCCGATCTCTATACCAGCCGGTCCAAGCAATGGTTCTACTTCCGAGTGCGACGCACCAGGCGCAAGATGCTCTACCGCTTCTCCATTGTCAATCTGGTGAAGTCGGACAGTCTCTACAACGACGGTATGCAGCCGGTCATGTACTCCACGCTGGGCGCCAAGGAGAAGAGCGAAGGCTGGCGCAGATGCGGGGACAACATCTGCTACTATCGGAACGATGATGA AAGTGCCAGCAATAGCGCCaacgaggacgacgaggacaaCTCCACATACACGCTGACCTTCACCATTGAGTTCGAGCACGACGACGATACGGTGTTCTTTGCGCACAGCTATCCGTACACCTATAGCGACCTGCAGGACTACCTCATGGAGATCCAGCGCCATCCGGTCAAGTCAAAGTTCTGCAAGCTGCGCCTGCTCTGCCGCACCTTGGCTGGCAATAATGTCTACTACCTGACGGTGACGGCGCCCTCCTCCAACGAGGAGAACATGCGG CGCAAGAAATCGATTGTGGTGTCGGCACGTGTGCATCCCAGCGAGACGCCAGCCTCGTGGATGATGAAGGGTCTGATGGACTTCATCACCGGGGACACCACAGTGGCCAAGCGGCTGCGGCACAAgttcattttcaaattggtGCCCATGCTTAATCCGGACGGAGTCATTGTGGGCAATACCCGTAACTCGCTGACCGGCAAGGACCTGAACCGCCAGTACCGAACGGTAATACGCGAGACATATCCATCTATTTGGTATACCAAAGCCATGATTAGAAG ACTGATTGAGGAATGCGGCGTGGCCATGTACTGTGATATGCACGCTCACTCACGCAAGCACAACATATTCATATATGGCTGTGAGAACAAACGCAACCCGGAGAAGAAGTTAACCGAGCAGGTCTTTCCGCTGATGCTGCACAAGAACAGTGCGGATCGG TTCTCCTTCGAGAGCTGCAAGTTTAAGATACAGCGCAGCAAGGAGGGCACCGGACGTATCGTGGTCTGGATGCTGGGCATCACCAACAGCTATACGATCGAGGCCTCCTTTGGCGGCTCCTCGCTGGGATCGCGCAAGGGGACGCACTTTAACACGCAG GATTACGAGCACATGGGACGAGCATTTTGTGAGACACTTTTGGACTACTGCGATGAGAATCCGAACAAAGTAAAGCGGCACGCCAAGttgtttaaacaaatcaaaaagaTAAGAAAACGCGAGAAACGCGAACAGAAAGCATTGAAATTACAGAAAATGGCCGATCAG attttaaatttactcaAACAACAGGACAGGCTACGATCAAAAATTATCGAAAGACTGATGCGAGAAGGCTCTAGTGCCGACGAACCATTGAATATACCCCTGTCAGATTACTCAAG CGACGAGGGcaactgcagctccagctcggATAATGAGGGTAAACACTCGATAACAACGTCCGATCTGGAGGGACCATGTTGTGCTCCCACCCGAGCACCGCCCAGTTCACCTGAGGTCATACACGAAATTCGCAAG TTTCGCATGCGACGCATGCGCAAGGTGATGCACGAGCTGGACAGGATCTATTTTACGCCCCTGTTCCAGCGCAAATTCAAAACACTAACGACCTTGAAGAGGAGGCGTCAGAAAATGGGTGTCAAGGCGGCTCCAAGTGGAAAACGCCTTCGTGGAGGCGGTGGTCCTGCCACACCCACGCCCGCACTGGCCGTCCAAGCGGCATCTCCATTTGTAGAGACCAACAATATCCAGAAATTGCATACGCCTAGACAATTGGCCAGGAATTTGCCATCCAATAGTGATCAACCGGCTGGAGGCCAGAGTTCCGACAGTTCGGACAGCATGGATTCCTCGCAATCGGAATCGCTACAGGAACCGGATGCTTCAAGTGGTAGCACCGCAGCAAGTAAAGAGGTCACAAAGAAGGTGAAGGCTAGTGGTGCTGGCACCAAGAAGACggccaaaaagaagaagtTCATGCCCACGGAGAAGAAGAAACCGGTGGTCAATCAGAAACTGCACGTTGATCGCAATTTCCGGCTGTGGCTGGCCAATAGGCGCATCTACATCTATCGTCGTAAGAAGGTATCTATCGTACAG TCCACGCAGGCGCGTCGCACTAAGGTTAAGAATAAGCCTACAAAGAAACGTGGCGAGGTGGTGCGCACCACCCTGGACCTGCCCACAACGGATCCGGGCTCGGATCTGCACTTCTCCACCGACGACGAGGAGCACTCGCCGACGTCCGGACATAATGGTTACGGTGCAGTGCCTCCGCTCCGACACACGCTGCTCCAGAGCGATCTGCAGAGGCGGTACATCGAGGAAATTGGCGATACGGTGGTGCAGAAACCAAAAGCGGCGCACATGCCGCCGGAACTGATTGTGACCACACCTTCGAAGAGCGGCACTCCGGGCGGTGGGAAAAAACTGGATGTCTACAAGCTGACGCCTCGAACTGCCCCAGAATTGGACACGGGTATTGGCATGATGCAACGACAGGCCGGAGGAACTGGCACATCCGCCAGACGAACCTATTCGTGGCACAATCTCGATCAGCAGGAGATTCCCAATGGCAGCGGCGGTGGTCAGGGCAAGGCCAACTTTTACATAGGCGATTCCAAGCCAGGAATAAAGACGATGACAAAACCGCTCCCCAGAAG GAGTGTCCCGAGCAACTTCATTCCCCAGAGACATGGCAATGCGCAAACGGCCGATGACCTGCAGCTCAAGCTTTCGCTGAAGAAGAAAGTCTGGACTGGTGCGCACGGGGATGCTGATGGTCGTCCTCTGGCCTGGTACAAGGGTCACTCGATAACAACATCCCAAATGGCCAACACTACAACGACCATACGAAGTGCAGGCGGTGGtgctgcaggagcaggaggagctggagctggagcgggTGGAGGTGGCAGTGGTCAGAACCGAAACATGTTCACCTCCAATGGCAGGGAGCAGACAGCTGCTTCTGGTGGCATCGCCATGGGTGTACCACCCGCCTTTGTGGGAGCACCACGAAGACACAGAAAACTGGAGCAAGTTGATCTATTCAA TGCCTGTTCTCAGAAGCTGATGCTGTGGCAGCAACAAGAGGAGCAAAGGCGCTCCCATCCGCAACAGGCGCAGCGCCTACTAAAGGTGGAGGATCCTCCGCCACATTCAAGGGACCGGGAACGCGAACGTGACCGGGAGCAGCAGCCCTTCAAGCCCATGCACATGGTGAGAAAGTCAACGGGTACGACCAGCCAGGCCAAAGTCATCCAGGCTTTGGTGGCAGCCGAGTCCGGCGGTAAGGTGAAACGCAAGTCTAGTAGCATGATGAAGATAGCAGAGACCACGCAGCTGGTGACTCGATTTGCCCGGAATCGCAACAGCGCCGGAGGATCGacagcacagcagcagccgcagcagcagcagtcacaACATATGCACCACCAGCACAAGCGGATGTTGTTCAAGGGCCAAGGCGGAGTGGGAGCTATGGGCGCACGGATGCACTCTGCCGGCGTGATGGGTCAAATGCAGGGCAACGGCGGAGGACGTGCGCCCAACAAATTCAAGACCGGCGGACTGGTGATCACCGCCGTGCAGCAACCGACCAATATGACCGGTGGAAGCTCCAGGCGGATGAGAAACGCAGCCGGATTGCAGGCCAAGGGCAGCAATGGCGCCTTGGGTTCATCCTCCGGTCAAATGCAATACCAGCGCAGCAATGCCAGTGTCCAGGCCAACAAGTCCGCAACAGAAATCTCCCTGGACACCGTCAGTCTGGTGCGGAAGGTGAAGACCAAGCTGAAGAAGCGCAAATCCCGCACTTTGTCAACAGGAGCACCGAAATAA
- the LOC6725884 gene encoding cytosolic carboxypeptidase Nna1 isoform X15 encodes MQKGVKDKENRNSAMAPEFCEVQQQPSKQNDGFLGSFLSKGLKTNQLVVNTDEKTLRPVARLKEPRDLFALPKDKDNDCSQQAPRWPVECQVIEERIIHIPYVPAVPEPLNAPTGNELKPRPVGEENGIVVFSYSPISAVNYEKPKAKKEDDESSDESDYSSDSRQDSTPPSRSTPMRLAGGGECAPGKLNSVSKMINNVDNRSTSASLDDNDDYYDDEYDTSGGYCGGSGEAKEKAIIKDLIEAKKKRYQEEAEVTPVGGGTARNSRAASRSEPSKDASDIDDIWKNNTSEYKPASPRYVLSQFGKNVTKAVIDRIVDHEDLVPPSGSQKVSNQFAVGPVKLPKTNMARLEVAFERSACQDRSKSRLKKEASGSRKRRASTSDEDSSSSSLGDEEEDEVNDSDSEAENKRSGVGLRRILGSYSARLAGGAEKYPCPGSGSVSDTETLVGDESRSRLAGSKGLHQQDLICSRNRQAHSRSPLRAVPHTHAATVAAAAAALARGRNRDKNGCLGGKDERNMGMGVGTTGTGSMGTRTPSPVGNNVFRLTKDQHIMLSSMTSQETTGTLISSTSTNQTTTTNSSQSFLCSDLPQAQFSRSAVGGARFMTNCHPMNPEEYDGLEFESRFESGNLAKAVQITPTYYELYLRPDLYTSRSKQWFYFRVRRTRRKMLYRFSIVNLVKSDSLYNDGMQPVMYSTLGAKEKSEGWRRCGDNICYYRNDDESASNSANEDDEDNSTYTLTFTIEFEHDDDTVFFAHSYPYTYSDLQDYLMEIQRHPVKSKFCKLRLLCRTLAGNNVYYLTVTAPSSNEENMRRKKSIVVSARVHPSETPASWMMKGLMDFITGDTTVAKRLRHKFIFKLVPMLNPDGVIVGNTRNSLTGKDLNRQYRTVIRETYPSIWYTKAMIRRLIEECGVAMYCDMHAHSRKHNIFIYGCENKRNPEKKLTEQVFPLMLHKNSADRFSFESCKFKIQRSKEGTGRIVVWMLGITNSYTIEASFGGSSLGSRKGTHFNTQDYEHMGRAFCETLLDYCDENPNKILNLLKQQDRLRSKIIERLMREGSSADEPLNIPLSDYSSDEGNCSSSSDNEGKHSITTSDLEGPCCAPTRAPPSSPEVIHEIRKARRTKVKNKPTKKRGEVVRTTLDLPTTDPGSDLHFSTDDEEHSPTSGHNGYGAVPPLRHTLLQSDLQRRYIEEIGDTVVQKPKAAHMPPELIVTTPSKSGTPGGGKKLDVYKLTPRTAPELDTGIGMMQRQAGGTGTSARRTYSWHNLDQQEIPNGSGGGQGKANFYIGDSKPGIKTMTKPLPRRSVPSNFIPQRHGNAQTADDLQLKLSLKKKVWTGAHGDADGRPLAWYKGHSITTSQMANTTTTIRSAGGGAAGAGGAGAGAGGGGSGQNRNMFTSNGREQTAASGGIAMGVPPAFVGAPRRHRKLEQVDLFNACSQKLMLWQQQEEQRRSHPQQAQRLLKVEDPPPHSRDRERERDREQQPFKPMHMVRKSTGTTSQAKVIQALVAAESGGKVKRKSSSMMKIAETTQLVTRFARNRNSAGGSTAQQQPQQQQSQHMHHQHKRMLFKGQGGVGAMGARMHSAGVMGQMQGNGGGRAPNKFKTGGLVITAVQQPTNMTGGSSRRMRNAAGLQAKGSNGALGSSSGQMQYQRSNASVQANKSATEISLDTVSLVRKVKTKLKKRKSRTLSTGAPK; translated from the exons ATGCAGAAGGGCGTCAAGGACAAGGAGAACCGGAATTCGGCGATGGCTCCGGAGTTCTGTGAGGTCCAACAGCAGCCATCCAAGCAAAACGATG GCTTCCTTGGCAGTTTCCTATCGAAGGGCCTGAAGACCAATCAGCTGGTTGTGAATACGGATGAGAAGACCCTGCGACCAGTTGCACGTCTGAAGGAACCGCGCGATCTCTTCGCCCTGCCGAAGGACAAGGACAATGACTGCTCACAGCAGGCCCCCAGATGGCCGGTGGAATGCCAG GTCATCGAGGAGCGCATCATACACATTCCGTACGTGCCCGCTGTGCCGGAGCCGCTCAATGCTCCGACGGGAAACGAGCTGAAACCGCGTCCCGTGGGCGAGGAGAACGGCATTGTGGTGTTCAGCTACAGTCCAATTAGTGCCGTGAACTAT GAAAAGCCCAAGGCGAAGAAGGAGGACGATGAGTCCAGCGACGAATCGGACTATTCCTCGGACTCCCGCCAGGATTCGACGCCTCCGAGCCGTTCCACGCCCATGCGTCTGGCCGGCGGCGGTGAATGTGCACCTGGCAAACTGAACAGCGTGTCCAAGATGATCAACAATGTGGACAATCGGTCCACCAGTGCGTCCCTAGACGACAACGATGACTACTACGATGATGAGTACGATACGTCCGGCGGTTATTGTGGAGGAAGCGGTGAGGCCAAGGAGAAGGCCATCATTAAGGATCTCATCGAGGCGAAGAAGAAGCGCTACCAGGAGGAGGCCGAGGTCACGCCCGTAGGTGGTGGCACAGCCCGAAATTCGAGAGCTGCCAGCCGTTCGGAACCCAGCAAGGATGCCAGCGATATCGACGATATCTGGAAGAACAACACCAGCGAATATAAGCCTGCCTCGCCGCGCTACGTGCTCAGCCAGTTTGGAAAGAATGTGACCAAGGCGGTGATCGACCGGATCGTGGATCACGAAGATCTCGTCCCGCCATCGGGATCCCAAAAGGTATCGAACCAGTTCGCCGTAGGCCCCGTCAAGTTGCCCAAGACAAACATGGCCCGCTTAGAGGTGGCCTTCGAGCGAAGTGCCTGCCAAGATCGATCCAAATCGCGTTTAAAGAAGGAAGCGAGTGGCAGTCGTAAGCGTAGGGCAAGCACCTCTGACGAGGACTCCAGTAGCTCTAGTTTGGGTGACGAAGAAGAGGATGAGGTGAATGATTCCGATTCGGAAGCAGAGAATAAGAGAAGTGGCGTGGGCTTGCGCAGAATCTTGGGAAGCTATTCGGCCCGGCTCGCTGGTGGCGCCGAAAAGTATCCTTGTCCCGGTTCCGGATCCGTTTCGGATACCGAAACTTTGGTGGGAGACGAGAGCAGGAGCAGGCTGGCTGGCT CTAAAGGCCTGCATCAGCAAGACCTTATTTGCTCTAGGAATCGGCAGGCGCATTCGCGATCCCCCCTACGAGCGGTACCCCACACCCATGCGGCCacagtggcggcggcggcagcggcgctCGCCAGGGGACGCAACCGCGACAAGAACGGTTGTCTGGGTGGCAAGGACGAAAGGAACATGGGCATGGGAGTGGGAACAACTGGCACAGGCTCGATGGGCACTCGCACCCCCTCACCCGTCGGCAACAACGTCTTCCGGCTGACCAAGGATCAGCATATAATGCTGAGTTCAATGACCAGCCAGGAGACGACCGGCACTTTAATCTCGTCGACAAGTACTAACCAGACGACGACCACCAACTCGTCGCAATCGTTTCTTTGCTCCGATTTACCCCAAGCGCAGTTTAGCCGTTCGGCCGTCGGTGGTGCCCGCTTCATGACCAATTGCCATCCCATGAATCCGGAGGAGTACGACGGACTGGAGTTTGAATCGCGCTTCGAGAGCGGCAACCTGGCCAAGGCGGTCCAAATCACGCCCACCTACTACGAGCTCTACCTGCGACCCGATCTCTATACCAGCCGGTCCAAGCAATGGTTCTACTTCCGAGTGCGACGCACCAGGCGCAAGATGCTCTACCGCTTCTCCATTGTCAATCTGGTGAAGTCGGACAGTCTCTACAACGACGGTATGCAGCCGGTCATGTACTCCACGCTGGGCGCCAAGGAGAAGAGCGAAGGCTGGCGCAGATGCGGGGACAACATCTGCTACTATCGGAACGATGATGA AAGTGCCAGCAATAGCGCCaacgaggacgacgaggacaaCTCCACATACACGCTGACCTTCACCATTGAGTTCGAGCACGACGACGATACGGTGTTCTTTGCGCACAGCTATCCGTACACCTATAGCGACCTGCAGGACTACCTCATGGAGATCCAGCGCCATCCGGTCAAGTCAAAGTTCTGCAAGCTGCGCCTGCTCTGCCGCACCTTGGCTGGCAATAATGTCTACTACCTGACGGTGACGGCGCCCTCCTCCAACGAGGAGAACATGCGG CGCAAGAAATCGATTGTGGTGTCGGCACGTGTGCATCCCAGCGAGACGCCAGCCTCGTGGATGATGAAGGGTCTGATGGACTTCATCACCGGGGACACCACAGTGGCCAAGCGGCTGCGGCACAAgttcattttcaaattggtGCCCATGCTTAATCCGGACGGAGTCATTGTGGGCAATACCCGTAACTCGCTGACCGGCAAGGACCTGAACCGCCAGTACCGAACGGTAATACGCGAGACATATCCATCTATTTGGTATACCAAAGCCATGATTAGAAG ACTGATTGAGGAATGCGGCGTGGCCATGTACTGTGATATGCACGCTCACTCACGCAAGCACAACATATTCATATATGGCTGTGAGAACAAACGCAACCCGGAGAAGAAGTTAACCGAGCAGGTCTTTCCGCTGATGCTGCACAAGAACAGTGCGGATCGG TTCTCCTTCGAGAGCTGCAAGTTTAAGATACAGCGCAGCAAGGAGGGCACCGGACGTATCGTGGTCTGGATGCTGGGCATCACCAACAGCTATACGATCGAGGCCTCCTTTGGCGGCTCCTCGCTGGGATCGCGCAAGGGGACGCACTTTAACACGCAG GATTACGAGCACATGGGACGAGCATTTTGTGAGACACTTTTGGACTACTGCGATGAGAATCCGAACAAA attttaaatttactcaAACAACAGGACAGGCTACGATCAAAAATTATCGAAAGACTGATGCGAGAAGGCTCTAGTGCCGACGAACCATTGAATATACCCCTGTCAGATTACTCAAG CGACGAGGGcaactgcagctccagctcggATAATGAGGGTAAACACTCGATAACAACGTCCGATCTGGAGGGACCATGTTGTGCTCCCACCCGAGCACCGCCCAGTTCACCTGAGGTCATACACGAAATTCGCAAG GCGCGTCGCACTAAGGTTAAGAATAAGCCTACAAAGAAACGTGGCGAGGTGGTGCGCACCACCCTGGACCTGCCCACAACGGATCCGGGCTCGGATCTGCACTTCTCCACCGACGACGAGGAGCACTCGCCGACGTCCGGACATAATGGTTACGGTGCAGTGCCTCCGCTCCGACACACGCTGCTCCAGAGCGATCTGCAGAGGCGGTACATCGAGGAAATTGGCGATACGGTGGTGCAGAAACCAAAAGCGGCGCACATGCCGCCGGAACTGATTGTGACCACACCTTCGAAGAGCGGCACTCCGGGCGGTGGGAAAAAACTGGATGTCTACAAGCTGACGCCTCGAACTGCCCCAGAATTGGACACGGGTATTGGCATGATGCAACGACAGGCCGGAGGAACTGGCACATCCGCCAGACGAACCTATTCGTGGCACAATCTCGATCAGCAGGAGATTCCCAATGGCAGCGGCGGTGGTCAGGGCAAGGCCAACTTTTACATAGGCGATTCCAAGCCAGGAATAAAGACGATGACAAAACCGCTCCCCAGAAG GAGTGTCCCGAGCAACTTCATTCCCCAGAGACATGGCAATGCGCAAACGGCCGATGACCTGCAGCTCAAGCTTTCGCTGAAGAAGAAAGTCTGGACTGGTGCGCACGGGGATGCTGATGGTCGTCCTCTGGCCTGGTACAAGGGTCACTCGATAACAACATCCCAAATGGCCAACACTACAACGACCATACGAAGTGCAGGCGGTGGtgctgcaggagcaggaggagctggagctggagcgggTGGAGGTGGCAGTGGTCAGAACCGAAACATGTTCACCTCCAATGGCAGGGAGCAGACAGCTGCTTCTGGTGGCATCGCCATGGGTGTACCACCCGCCTTTGTGGGAGCACCACGAAGACACAGAAAACTGGAGCAAGTTGATCTATTCAA TGCCTGTTCTCAGAAGCTGATGCTGTGGCAGCAACAAGAGGAGCAAAGGCGCTCCCATCCGCAACAGGCGCAGCGCCTACTAAAGGTGGAGGATCCTCCGCCACATTCAAGGGACCGGGAACGCGAACGTGACCGGGAGCAGCAGCCCTTCAAGCCCATGCACATGGTGAGAAAGTCAACGGGTACGACCAGCCAGGCCAAAGTCATCCAGGCTTTGGTGGCAGCCGAGTCCGGCGGTAAGGTGAAACGCAAGTCTAGTAGCATGATGAAGATAGCAGAGACCACGCAGCTGGTGACTCGATTTGCCCGGAATCGCAACAGCGCCGGAGGATCGacagcacagcagcagccgcagcagcagcagtcacaACATATGCACCACCAGCACAAGCGGATGTTGTTCAAGGGCCAAGGCGGAGTGGGAGCTATGGGCGCACGGATGCACTCTGCCGGCGTGATGGGTCAAATGCAGGGCAACGGCGGAGGACGTGCGCCCAACAAATTCAAGACCGGCGGACTGGTGATCACCGCCGTGCAGCAACCGACCAATATGACCGGTGGAAGCTCCAGGCGGATGAGAAACGCAGCCGGATTGCAGGCCAAGGGCAGCAATGGCGCCTTGGGTTCATCCTCCGGTCAAATGCAATACCAGCGCAGCAATGCCAGTGTCCAGGCCAACAAGTCCGCAACAGAAATCTCCCTGGACACCGTCAGTCTGGTGCGGAAGGTGAAGACCAAGCTGAAGAAGCGCAAATCCCGCACTTTGTCAACAGGAGCACCGAAATAA